DNA from Verrucomicrobiia bacterium:
TGGGATTGGTTATGATGTGGGCTATCATACTAAAGCTGAAATTGAAAAAGACTGGGGTGCTCATCTCACGAAGGAAGCGATGAATCAACTTCTTCAAGTTTGTGGGTTAAAAGGAAAAGCCGCAGCCGATCGCCTCGCGTCGGTGCAATCGATTCGGATTCAGCTCAAATCGGCTAAAGAAGTGTTTTATCAATCAACTCTTCCCAAATATGCCGCACTCACGCGTAAAGCTTATCCCGGCGTTGAAACGTTGCCCGCGGACGCTCAAGCCATGTTGCTTTCTCTGGTTTTTAATCGAGGAACCAGCATGACAGGAAGTCATCGGGAGGAAATGAAAACGATTCAAACTTTAATCAAAAAACAGGATCTCAAAGGGATTGCGCTTCAATTACGCTCAATGAAACGGCTTTGGGATAAATCGACTTTGGCTGGATTACATAAACGTCGGGATAAAGAAGCTGATCTCATTGCCAATGCTAGGAACACTTATAGTAACTCCGATTTGGTGCATGTCTAGAGGCGAAGGTTCAATTCTTTTTCATCGTATCCTTCGTTATTTTCTTAAATTAAAACCCAAAAACTGTTTCAACATTTATCAAAAAATCCACTCCCGTATCCAACTCATTTTCAGAGTTGGACACGTTTATGGATTATGGGGTTTCATTGCAAAAACTAGTTATACTTCAGCAGTTGCCTCCACATTAATTTCGCTTTCTGCTAATTCTGTCAAAAGGCGATCTGTTTCTTCTTCCTCTTTTAAAGTTTGTCCTAATAATTCCGCTGCTTTGTCCAAACCCAAATGATTAGCAAAAGTTCGCAAGCAACCGTAAGTGGCGATTTCATAATGTTCCACCTTTTGTGCTCCACAAATAATTCCTGCATCCAGGGTAGCCGGTGACGCTTTTTCAGAAAGCAACTCTTCTCCCTCTTCCAAGATACCTTCCATGGCTTGACACGTTTTGCCCGAAGGCGATTTTCCTATCATTTCAAAAACTGATTCGACTCGTTCCACATGAGTTTTGGTCTGATCCAAGTGTTTTTCAACTGCAGAACGCAAGCGTTGAGAGTGAGCTTTCTTAGCAATTTTAGGCAACGCTTTGACCAATTGTTTTTCTGCATGATAAACATCTTTTAACTCATTGACGAATAGATCATGGAGATTTTCAAGCTTCATAAGATTCCTTTCGCGTAGTTAAGTTTCATTTTCATATTGTATTCTAATTTTAAGCTATGAACTTTCCTTGCGGCGTCAAATCTGCCTCGGGAAAATACAAAAATTAAAAGCGTAAAGAACCAACTACCGTTTCCAGAGCACCCACCGTTTTACAACGCGAAGCAGCATCTTTTAAATTTTGAAGCGCTGCGGGAATATAAGTTAAAAATTCCGTTTTTCCTTTTACCTTGCCTAAAAACCCGTAAGCGCCCAGAGCTTGCAATAAACGTTGCACAGAAGCTTCATAAAAACGTTTTTGAAAGATCTCCCATGAAATTTGCGAATCTAAATTAAAATAATAGCGCAATAACTCCAATCGCTGCCCCTCGGTAAATGAGACGTAAGGATCGTAAAGCAACGAACCCAGATCATAAAAAAAAGTGCCAGAACGCATGCCTTGAAAATCAATTAAAAAAATTTCGTTGTTTTGCACAATCACATTTTGCGACTGAAAATCGCGATGCACTAAAGCAATCTTTTCCTCCAACAAACCTTGGGCTAAATTTTCCAATTCCTTTTTCAACTCCTCTTTATTTTTTTCATTCAAAGTAAGACCACAAAAATTGCTTAAAAAATTTTCAAAAAAATAGTTGCGTTCCCATTCATATAACGAAGCATCAAATCCTGGCATGAGTGTTAACTGGGCGTCTTGAACTTGATTCCATCCTATATCGTGCAATTTTTTAATCGCTCGCAAAACTTTTTGGTAAAATCGGCTTCGTTGCTCCCATGGCAAACCTGTTAAAGAACAAAGATCAACCGCCCCCAGATCTTCCATCCCGATTACCTGTTGTTCCTTATCGTGAAATCGAATATGTGGAACAGGCAATCCCCATTTCTCTAAAAATTGACCAATTGCTACATAATAGCTGTTTTCGATTCGCTCATCGGTATAATGCATCACAATCCAATTTCCTTTCCCTTCTGGTAAACTCACCCGATAAAATGTGCGACCCGATCCTCCTTTTAAAATAGGCACAAAATCTAACGCAACTTGAGAAGACAAATCAAACTGCTCGCGAATTAATTGAGTCAAAGCTTCCATATTTTTTTTCTGACTCATAATCGATTAAAAATTTCTCGCAAATCAATTTCTGGCCGTTTGATCAAAAAACTTTGCAAACCCACAGCTTCGGCTCCGGCTTGATCTTCCTGCGCATGATCTCCCACATGTAGAGCCTCCTGCGCTTCCACGCCAAATGCACGCAAAGCGTAATGAAAAATCTGAGGGTGAGGTTTATCAGCCCCCACACGACTTGAAACAATAATACGCTCCATACGATGAGACAAATTCCAACCATCTAAAATATGAAAAAGTCGGGAATCAAAATTAGAAATCACACCCAAACGCAATCCTTGCCGTTGCAAGGTTTCCAATACCGTTTCCACTTCCAGAAAAGGTTTCCAGCTAAGAGGTCGCGCAAAATAACGATAAGCCTCTTCAAAAAAAATTTCTCGATCCCAGTTTATCGACATCGTTTCCAACATCCGAAATACCAAATCGCGCCACCACCCCTTATCATCATCTTCGCGCGCTTCTGCGATCGGAACACGTTCCGGCATCGCTCGCCATGCATTCAAAAAATTTTCTTCAAACGTTTCTTCAGAAATTCTATCCCCTTTTTTACTTAAACGTTCCGCAATACGAGCATAACTACATCCCACCGATTCTGCTAATTGAATCAAAGTGCTGGCAGCATCAAAAAAAATAACACGAACCTTTTTCACCAACCCCTCTCTTTCATAGCGTGATAAGTTTGCAAACTTCCCACATCACACCATCGTCCTTGATCGCATATCACACCAGCCGGCCCTTTCCCTTCCTCGATCATCATTTCAAAAGCTGGAATCACCGATTTTTTTTCACCCGTTTTCAAACGATCCAAAAAACGAGGCGCAATCAAATAAATCCCCGTGAACAAACACCATTGAACAATAGGTTTACCTTTAGCCGCTCGAATTGCAGCCACACGTCCCAATGCATCGAGCCCAATATGTTGCGGATAATCTTTCGAACGCAGCGCTAAGGTCACTTCTTCTTGATGAGAAAAATGATAATCCAATAAAGATCTCAAATCAAAATCGGCCAAAATATCCCCATTATAAACCAATAACGTCTCATTCTGGAGATAAGGGACAATATTTTTAATGCCACCCCCAGTCTCCAAAAGTATCGGTTCATGGACGAAAACAAGTGGAATGCCGTTCCATTGGTTATCGGGAAAAATTTCTTGATACTTCTCTGCGCAATGGTGGGTATTCACAATAATTCGTTCGATGCCTAATTGTTTTAAATGATCAAATGCATAAGTCACGATAGGTCTGCCACCCATCGGCAAAAGCGGCTTCGGACACTGCTCGGTTAAAGGTCGCAAACGAGTGCCTAACCCAGCGCCCAATACAAAAGCTGTTTTAACTTTTTCTTGCATAAAGAAAATTTTGCCAGAACTTATTTACTCTGATAGCAATCTTTTATGCTCGATCAACTTTCGAATCAACTCCAGTCTCTTTTCAAAAAATTAAGAGGCCACGGCAAACTTAGCGAGGCTAACGTCACCGATGCCTGTCGCGAATTGCGCATGGCCTTGTTGGAAGCAGACGTCAATTTTCAGGTCGCTAAAGAACTGATTGAAAAAATCAAACAACGCGCTCTAGGCGCGGAAGTTTTGGCAAGTGTGACCCCTGGCCAGCAAATGATTAAAATTTTTCATGATGAGCTCGTCCAATTTTTAGGCGAAACCCAACCTCTAGCAAACGGTTCTCCTCTAAAAATCATGCTCTGCGGTTTACAAGGAAGCGGAAAAACTACCACTGCGGGGAAATTAGCCCTCTGGTTTAAAAAACAGGGAAAACAACCTTTACTTGTCGCTGCCGATTTGCAACGACCGGCTGCTATCACCCAACTAGAAAGCCTTGGTAAACAGCTCGACCTTCCCGTATTTAGTCAGCACGGTGCCACGCACACCTTAGCTGTCGTGCAAGAAGCCCTAGCATCAGCCGCAACGCAATTGCGCAATGTTGTTATTATTGATACTGCAGGCCGTCTCGATCTGGATGAACCCCTACTGGAAGAATTACAGCAATTACATCACCATATCAAACCGCAAGAAACTTTTTTTGTGGCAGACGCGGCATTGGGACAAAAATCGGTAGAAATTGTTAATCGCTTCAAAACGCGCGTGCCGCTTAGCGGGATTATTCTAACCCGACTCGATAGCGATGCCCGCGGTGGCGCCGCCATTTCAATACGCCATGTAACAGGGTTACCTTTACAATTTCTTGGCACAGGCGAAAAAATGGATCAATTGGAAAGATTAGATGCCAATCGCTTAACCTCTCGTATTTTGGGAATGGGCGACATCGTAGGTTTGGTTGAAAAAGCGCAAGAAACTTTCGATTTAGAAAATGCCGCGAAATTAGAAGAAAAATTGCGCAAACAAACCTTTGATTTGCATGATTTTCTTTCCCAACTTCAACAAATGAAAAAATTAGGCCCTCTAGAGAATTTGCTTGGCATGTTGCCTGGTATCCCTAAGGTTCCTGAAACCGGTCAGGCCGAGAAACGACTCAAGCGCACCGAAGCGATCCTGCTAAGCATGACAGCTCAAGAACGCGCTAAGCCAGATTTGATCAACGCTAAGAGGCGTCAACGTATTGCCCGGGGGAGCGGAACAACCGTAACCGAAGTTAATGAACTGCTGTTACAATTCCAATCCATGAAAAAATTGTTGAAAAATAAAGGTCGTATGCGACATTTACTTTCTAAACTAGGAGTTAGTTGATAAAAATATTATGGCTACAGTAATTCGATTACGTCGAGAAGGGACAAAAAATAGACCCTATTATCGTGTCGTGGCAGCAGATAAACGCAGCCCACGCGATGGCAAATTTCTTGAACTTTTAGGCACTTACAATCCCATTCAAAAACAAGACAACGCTAAATTAAATTTAGAGCGCATTGAATTTTGGATAGCGAAAGGCGCCAAACCTACAGACACGGTCCAAAGTTTAATAAAAAAAACGAAAAAAGCGGCGGCATAATTTATGAACGAGCTGATTGAATACATTGTAAAAAAGCTCGCGAAATATCCGGAAACGTTTCAACTTCGTTGCCAAGAAAGTGATAGAAACATAGATTTTTTCCTAACCCTACACCCTGACGATGTAGGAAGAGTGATTGGACGACAAGGTCGCACCATTGGTGCCATTCGCACTCTACTCAATATTACTGCCAACAAACGCGGTAAAAAAGCTACTTTAGAAATCGAAAATCCTTCCTCACCGACTACCCATTAAATTTTTTTTAGTGTATCTTGATTTAAGCTAGAAAGCAAACATATGAGTCGTATCCTTCGTAACCTTACCTATCTCACCCTCTGTTTTTTCATGATTGGCTGCGCCAGCACCTCAGGGAAAAGCGGACGCAAAAAGCAATCGTCTCGCGATGAAATTGTTTTAATTCGTCCTGATGGCACTCGCTTTTCGATTCCCGATCAAGAAAATCCCCCCTCTGCCGATCTTATTGCTTTGCCTTACGAATGGCATCCTGAAATTTCCCTCACAGGCACAGTCATGCTGGAAATCGTTCTCAATGAACAACGCGTTTATATTTATCGTGGCGGGAAACAAATTGGCTACACACAAATTAGCACGGGTCGCGAAGGTTATAATACGCCAGTTGGCAACTACACCATTTTACAAAAAAAACGTGAATATTATTCGAACCAATATGGCTCTTTTGTTGATAACGTGACTGGAAAGGTTGTCGATAACAACGCTGAAATCGGTCAAAGAGCGCCTGCTGGCGCCCATTATGAACCCGCCCCCATGCCTTATTTTCAACGTTTAACCTGGGGCGGTGTTGGATTGCACGAAGGTTTCTTACCAGGTTATCCGGCTTCACACGGATGCATTCGCGTTCATCGCGATATGGCACATCACCTCTTTGAAGTCACACAAGTCGGCACACCTGTGGTCGTCACGCCTTCGCGACAAAATTTTTTGGCTAACACCACGCACTAGACTAGGCTATAACAACTTAACCTTTTTCAATCATCGCATAAGCCGAATGATTATGAATACTCTCCATGTTTTCCGCTTCTACGCGATACCAAGCAATTTGCGAATGAGCATTTAATTTCACTGCTATATTTCTCACCAAATCTTCAACAAAAACAGGATTGTCGTAAGCTTTTTCCGTCACATATTTTTCGTCAGGACGCTTAAGCAAAGAATAAAGCTCCGCACTCGCGCTTTCCTCTACCAAAGCAATCAAATCTTCAATCCATACCGGTTTTTCATGAAAACGCACCGATAGCGTAACATAACCTCGTTGATTATGCGCTCCACGCGCGCTAATCGCCTTGCTACACGGACACAACGTTGTCACAGGAACAATTACTGTGCAGATAAAATCAATTTCATCTCCATGAATCGTCGCGAAAAACTTAATTTGATAATCCATCAACCCCATTGCTTGGCTTACTGGCGCTAACTTTTCCAAAAAATAAGGAAACTCCATCTCAATATGCGCCGTCTCAGCTTCTAACTTGCGTTGAAGCTCCTGTAGCATCTCCGTAATATTTTCCACATGAATCTCGCGCCCATGCGCATTGAGCACTTCCACAAAACGACTCATATGCGTGCCTTTAAAATGATGCGGCAAATCTGCCGAAAGATTAAATATCGCCACTGTGTCTTGCACCTGATGCGCACGATCCCGAACGCGAATAGGATGTTTTAAACCTTTAACACCCACTTTATCAATTCGCAACTTACGATCGTCGGCTTCATTTTGTTTATCCAACAAACGCTCAATTTTCGGATTACGCCTCTCCATAAAATAAGGTTATAAAAAAAATGCCAAAGCGCAAAAGAATTTGTCGCTTCCAAACGCCTTTACCCTTTTCATTTCTCTCATTTTCTTACAAACTCCACCCCATGTTTAAGTTATTTTTTTCGATATTATTCCTGAATATCTGCCTAATTTCATTAACTGCTGAAACCCGTATTGCCTTCATTGATTTCAAACAAGTCACAGAACAATATCGATTATTTAAAACTACAGCAGATGAATTAAAAACAGCCGAAACCACTCTTAAAAAAGACCTGCAAACTAAATGGGAAGCCTTTGAACAACTTGTGAGTGAAGCAGTAACTCTACAACGAACCATGAATCACACCAAAATACCCACAGCTGAACAGTTCAAAAAAATGAGGGAGTTAGAAAAGAAAATTGAAAGCGAAAAAAAAGTCCTGCGCACTTACAAAGCAGACCAAGAAAATAAGTTTCGCACAACCTACTCTACGCAAACTGAAAAAATTTTGAAACAAATCCGACAAGTCACAGCCCAACTCGCCAAAGAAAAAGGCTATGACCTCGTCATCAACAAATCTGACCTCACCACCCACGCCACCTCTCTCGTTCCCTATATCAACACAGGCGAAGATTTAACCCAAGCTTTGGTCCAAAAATTAAATCAAGAAAACCCTTAATGCCATTTACTCCGCAAGCACGTGGGTTAATTTCCAACCTTTATTACGCTCCCATTACACTCACCGAAATTTTTCGATGATGCGATTGGCGTCGATGTTCAAAAAGAAAAATCCCCTGCCATGTTCCCAACGTTAATCTACCTTCATGAACTGGGATTGTTTCCGAAGTTCGCGTCAGCACCATGCGCAAATGACTGGGCATATCATCAGCTCCTTCCATCGTATGCACATAATCAGACATTTTTTCAGGCACTAATCGATCAAAAAAATTTTCTAAATCCAAACGAGCGGTATGATCCGCATTTTCAAAAATAATCAAACTAGCGCTCGTGTGCTGAAGAAAAACCGTAACGATTCCCTGTTGAATAGAACTTTCTACCACCACTTTCTCAATCGCATCGGTAATTTCATAAGTCCCCTTACCTCGAGTGCTAAAGGTTAACTCCTTAAAAAAAGTTTTCATGATTCATTCAACGGTAAACTTCTCGCCTATGTCCAATCTTAAAGATAAAAATTTCTCTCAAATCATAATTAATCTCATACAAAATACGGTAATTTCCATGGCGGATACGATACCAATTTTCTGACCCGGATAGTTTTTTCGATTCCACTAATAAAAAATTTTGAGATAATTTTTTAATTTTTTCTACAATTTTTTGACAATCTTTTTTAGGCAACGATGCCAATTCTTTTTCAGCTGATCGTTTAAAAGTTATTTTATAACTTTCCATTCGCCTTTAATTTCTTCAACACCTTTTCAAAAGAAATATTAGATTCATTTTTACGTTGGTGAAAAGCCGCTAAGTCAATAGCATCCTCTTTTAATTCGTGCTGAATTGCTTCATTTACTAAATTAGAAAAAGTTGTTTCCCTTTCGATAGCTTTCAAACGCAAGGCTCGATGAAGGTGGGGTTCAAAATAAACAGTGGCACGCTTCGTCAACGTTTTCATATTCAAAAAATAACATTAAAACGCTAAAACGTCAAAATGTTAAATTATCCGATTCGCTCAATCCGAGCTCCCAATTTTTTTAAGCGCTCATCAATGCGCGTAAATCCACGATCAATTTGAGCAATATTTTGAATTTCCGATTCCCCTTCCGCGCATAATGAAGCAATCAAAAGCGCCATGCCTGCGCGAATATCCGGGCTGCTCATTTTATCCCCTTTCAAACGTTCCGGCCCAATCACAACCGCGCGATGCGGATCGCATAAAACAATGCGCGCGCCCATTCCAATCAAACGATCAGTAAAAAATAAACGCGATTCAAACATTTTTTCATGAATCATAATCGTCCCACGACATTGCGTGGCCGTTACCAAAGCCACAGAAGTCATATCGGCGGGAAATCCCGGCCAAGGCGCATCATCAATAGTAGGAATGGCTCCTCCCAAATCACTCACGATTTTCAAAGCCTGCTTAGCTGGCACGCGCAAAGCAGTTCCTTCGGCTACCGTTTCAATTCCCAAACGCGCAAAGACCAAACGAATCATGCGTAAATTAGGAATATCCGCATCTTCAATTAAAATTTCTCCACCAGTTAAAGCGGCCAATGAAATAAAACTTCCCACCTCCAAATAATCCGGTCCAATACAATGCGACGTCCCATGCAACCCTTCCACACCGCGAATTTTTAAAATATTCGAACCGACACCTTCAATCTGAGCTCCCATTTTTACCAGCAAATGACACAGCCCTTGAACATGCGGTTCACTTGCCGCATTGCGAAGAATGGTTTCACCTTTCGCCAGAACTGCCGCGCAAATGGCATTTTCCGTCGCAGTCACCGAAGCTTCATCCAACAAAATGTCAGCGCCCGTTAATTGATCCGCTATTAACTCAAATCCTTCCGAACACGGCTTCACTTTTACACCCAAAGCTACCAAGGCCAACAAATGCGTGTCTAAACGACGACGCCCAATCCGATCACCCCCTGGTTTAGGCAAAATCACCCGCTTTCGACGCGCCACCAAGGGTCCTGCTAAAGTAATAGAGGCACGCAATTTTTCAGAAAGATGCTTAGGAATATCTTC
Protein-coding regions in this window:
- a CDS encoding peptidoglycan-binding protein — translated: MSNPNLTQKIKAIQKRLGLPADGIIGPMTLAKIEAALDKVLPQTEPEKKAPTSAALLTVSRTGLEQIAQFEISSDSYYQQHLSKPTWPKGQSGITIGIGYDVGYHTKAEIEKDWGAHLTKEAMNQLLQVCGLKGKAAADRLASVQSIRIQLKSAKEVFYQSTLPKYAALTRKAYPGVETLPADAQAMLLSLVFNRGTSMTGSHREEMKTIQTLIKKQDLKGIALQLRSMKRLWDKSTLAGLHKRRDKEADLIANARNTYSNSDLVHV
- a CDS encoding ferritin-like domain-containing protein, whose protein sequence is MKLENLHDLFVNELKDVYHAEKQLVKALPKIAKKAHSQRLRSAVEKHLDQTKTHVERVESVFEMIGKSPSGKTCQAMEGILEEGEELLSEKASPATLDAGIICGAQKVEHYEIATYGCLRTFANHLGLDKAAELLGQTLKEEEETDRLLTELAESEINVEATAEV
- a CDS encoding phosphotransferase, producing MSQKKNMEALTQLIREQFDLSSQVALDFVPILKGGSGRTFYRVSLPEGKGNWIVMHYTDERIENSYYVAIGQFLEKWGLPVPHIRFHDKEQQVIGMEDLGAVDLCSLTGLPWEQRSRFYQKVLRAIKKLHDIGWNQVQDAQLTLMPGFDASLYEWERNYFFENFLSNFCGLTLNEKNKEELKKELENLAQGLLEEKIALVHRDFQSQNVIVQNNEIFLIDFQGMRSGTFFYDLGSLLYDPYVSFTEGQRLELLRYYFNLDSQISWEIFQKRFYEASVQRLLQALGAYGFLGKVKGKTEFLTYIPAALQNLKDAASRCKTVGALETVVGSLRF
- a CDS encoding HAD-IA family hydrolase; the encoded protein is MKKVRVIFFDAASTLIQLAESVGCSYARIAERLSKKGDRISEETFEENFLNAWRAMPERVPIAEAREDDDKGWWRDLVFRMLETMSINWDREIFFEEAYRYFARPLSWKPFLEVETVLETLQRQGLRLGVISNFDSRLFHILDGWNLSHRMERIIVSSRVGADKPHPQIFHYALRAFGVEAQEALHVGDHAQEDQAGAEAVGLQSFLIKRPEIDLREIFNRL
- a CDS encoding nucleotidyltransferase family protein, translating into MQEKVKTAFVLGAGLGTRLRPLTEQCPKPLLPMGGRPIVTYAFDHLKQLGIERIIVNTHHCAEKYQEIFPDNQWNGIPLVFVHEPILLETGGGIKNIVPYLQNETLLVYNGDILADFDLRSLLDYHFSHQEEVTLALRSKDYPQHIGLDALGRVAAIRAAKGKPIVQWCLFTGIYLIAPRFLDRLKTGEKKSVIPAFEMMIEEGKGPAGVICDQGRWCDVGSLQTYHAMKERGW
- the ffh gene encoding signal recognition particle protein, producing the protein MLDQLSNQLQSLFKKLRGHGKLSEANVTDACRELRMALLEADVNFQVAKELIEKIKQRALGAEVLASVTPGQQMIKIFHDELVQFLGETQPLANGSPLKIMLCGLQGSGKTTTAGKLALWFKKQGKQPLLVAADLQRPAAITQLESLGKQLDLPVFSQHGATHTLAVVQEALASAATQLRNVVIIDTAGRLDLDEPLLEELQQLHHHIKPQETFFVADAALGQKSVEIVNRFKTRVPLSGIILTRLDSDARGGAAISIRHVTGLPLQFLGTGEKMDQLERLDANRLTSRILGMGDIVGLVEKAQETFDLENAAKLEEKLRKQTFDLHDFLSQLQQMKKLGPLENLLGMLPGIPKVPETGQAEKRLKRTEAILLSMTAQERAKPDLINAKRRQRIARGSGTTVTEVNELLLQFQSMKKLLKNKGRMRHLLSKLGVS
- the rpsP gene encoding 30S ribosomal protein S16, with the protein product MATVIRLRREGTKNRPYYRVVAADKRSPRDGKFLELLGTYNPIQKQDNAKLNLERIEFWIAKGAKPTDTVQSLIKKTKKAAA
- a CDS encoding KH domain-containing protein, coding for MNELIEYIVKKLAKYPETFQLRCQESDRNIDFFLTLHPDDVGRVIGRQGRTIGAIRTLLNITANKRGKKATLEIENPSSPTTH
- a CDS encoding L,D-transpeptidase family protein, encoding MSRILRNLTYLTLCFFMIGCASTSGKSGRKKQSSRDEIVLIRPDGTRFSIPDQENPPSADLIALPYEWHPEISLTGTVMLEIVLNEQRVYIYRGGKQIGYTQISTGREGYNTPVGNYTILQKKREYYSNQYGSFVDNVTGKVVDNNAEIGQRAPAGAHYEPAPMPYFQRLTWGGVGLHEGFLPGYPASHGCIRVHRDMAHHLFEVTQVGTPVVVTPSRQNFLANTTH
- the folE2 gene encoding GTP cyclohydrolase FolE2 codes for the protein MERRNPKIERLLDKQNEADDRKLRIDKVGVKGLKHPIRVRDRAHQVQDTVAIFNLSADLPHHFKGTHMSRFVEVLNAHGREIHVENITEMLQELQRKLEAETAHIEMEFPYFLEKLAPVSQAMGLMDYQIKFFATIHGDEIDFICTVIVPVTTLCPCSKAISARGAHNQRGYVTLSVRFHEKPVWIEDLIALVEESASAELYSLLKRPDEKYVTEKAYDNPVFVEDLVRNIAVKLNAHSQIAWYRVEAENMESIHNHSAYAMIEKG
- a CDS encoding OmpH family outer membrane protein — translated: MFKLFFSILFLNICLISLTAETRIAFIDFKQVTEQYRLFKTTADELKTAETTLKKDLQTKWEAFEQLVSEAVTLQRTMNHTKIPTAEQFKKMRELEKKIESEKKVLRTYKADQENKFRTTYSTQTEKILKQIRQVTAQLAKEKGYDLVINKSDLTTHATSLVPYINTGEDLTQALVQKLNQENP
- a CDS encoding secondary thiamine-phosphate synthase enzyme YjbQ — translated: MKTFFKELTFSTRGKGTYEITDAIEKVVVESSIQQGIVTVFLQHTSASLIIFENADHTARLDLENFFDRLVPEKMSDYVHTMEGADDMPSHLRMVLTRTSETIPVHEGRLTLGTWQGIFLFEHRRQSHHRKISVSVMGA
- a CDS encoding type II toxin-antitoxin system RelE/ParE family toxin, which gives rise to MESYKITFKRSAEKELASLPKKDCQKIVEKIKKLSQNFLLVESKKLSGSENWYRIRHGNYRILYEINYDLREIFIFKIGHRREVYR
- a CDS encoding CopG family transcriptional regulator; translation: MKTLTKRATVYFEPHLHRALRLKAIERETTFSNLVNEAIQHELKEDAIDLAAFHQRKNESNISFEKVLKKLKANGKL
- the murA gene encoding UDP-N-acetylglucosamine 1-carboxyvinyltransferase — translated: MFRVQGGVPLSGVIRPQGNKNEALPLLAACCLTQESVTLENVPEIADVEVMQEILRYLGVNITQISADNPSTLQVQAAQLSQEDIPKHLSEKLRASITLAGPLVARRKRVILPKPGGDRIGRRRLDTHLLALVALGVKVKPCSEGFELIADQLTGADILLDEASVTATENAICAAVLAKGETILRNAASEPHVQGLCHLLVKMGAQIEGVGSNILKIRGVEGLHGTSHCIGPDYLEVGSFISLAALTGGEILIEDADIPNLRMIRLVFARLGIETVAEGTALRVPAKQALKIVSDLGGAIPTIDDAPWPGFPADMTSVALVTATQCRGTIMIHEKMFESRLFFTDRLIGMGARIVLCDPHRAVVIGPERLKGDKMSSPDIRAGMALLIASLCAEGESEIQNIAQIDRGFTRIDERLKKLGARIERIG